The nucleotide sequence TGTTGGGTTTGATGTGGTGGAAATATCGCCACCTCACGACCCATCCAACATAACTAGTGTCTTAGCATCTAGATTTATACTTGAAACAGCATCTATAATATTTAAATCGCTTTCACTATCTTAACGGTAGGTTTTCTAACCATATAAATTATTCTGTAACCACAGTATGGACATCTTACGCCAGGAAGTGTTTTTAGCTGGTCGTCATCTAATTCTTTCCAACACTTTCCACATCTGTACTTTGCCATATTTTGTTATACTTTTGTAAGGGGTATTAAACCTAACTATTTGGTAGAAAAGTTGAAAAATCCCATTGTCATAAATTTTCTTGGAAAATGTCTGATCTATGTGGAGGATTGCCACCAGATATATGTGAGCAATTAACAAAAGAGGAACAATTTATAAAAATAAAGGTTGAAAAGAGAAGATACGGGAAAGAGGTAACTATTGTAGAGGGAATATCAAATGATGAAACTGAATTAAAGAAAATAGCGTCAGAACTAAAATCAAAGTTAGCTGCAGGAGGAACTGTTAAGAATGGGAAAATTGAACTACAGGGAGATCATAGGGATAGAGTTAAAGAGCTGTTAATTAAA is from Sulfolobus acidocaldarius DSM 639 and encodes:
- a CDS encoding DNA-directed RNA polymerase subunit P translates to MAKYRCGKCWKELDDDQLKTLPGVRCPYCGYRIIYMVRKPTVKIVKAI
- the yciH gene encoding stress response translation initiation inhibitor YciH, which translates into the protein MSDLCGGLPPDICEQLTKEEQFIKIKVEKRRYGKEVTIVEGISNDETELKKIASELKSKLAAGGTVKNGKIELQGDHRDRVKELLIKMGFPESNILVIE